A genomic region of Chitinimonas arctica contains the following coding sequences:
- a CDS encoding D-alanine--D-alanine ligase, with the protein MNKYGKVAVVMGGTSAEREVSLMSGQGVLEALRSRGVDAHAFDPRDKPLAALREEGFQRAFLILHGPMGEDGTIQGALAFLGIPYTGCGVMGSAIGMDKLRCKLIWRALGLPIPEFELLDEHSDFEAVAHKLGLPLFVKPNIEGSSVGVTKVKTAGELKAAYLEARKYDKVVLAETFIGGGEYSAPIMGDAVRGYTVLPAIKIEPATEFYDYQAKYFRDDTVYRCPSGLPPEQEAAIAKLVEKAFWAIGGQSWARVDFLMDEEGNPYLLEVNTAPGMTSHSLFPMGARAAGMSYEDVVLKILDTTLEEA; encoded by the coding sequence ATGAACAAATATGGAAAAGTCGCCGTCGTGATGGGCGGAACCAGCGCGGAACGCGAAGTGTCGCTGATGAGCGGCCAGGGTGTCCTGGAAGCACTGCGTTCGCGGGGCGTTGACGCGCATGCCTTCGATCCGCGCGACAAGCCACTGGCGGCTTTGCGCGAAGAAGGCTTTCAGCGCGCTTTCCTGATCCTGCATGGCCCGATGGGCGAAGACGGCACCATCCAGGGTGCCCTGGCCTTCCTGGGCATTCCCTATACCGGCTGCGGCGTGATGGGCAGTGCGATCGGCATGGACAAGTTGCGCTGCAAACTGATCTGGCGCGCCCTGGGGCTGCCCATCCCGGAATTCGAACTGCTGGACGAACACAGCGATTTCGAAGCGGTCGCGCACAAGCTGGGTCTGCCCCTGTTCGTCAAACCGAATATCGAGGGTTCCAGCGTAGGCGTCACCAAGGTCAAGACTGCGGGCGAACTGAAGGCTGCATACCTGGAAGCGCGCAAGTACGACAAGGTCGTGCTGGCAGAAACCTTCATCGGCGGCGGCGAGTACAGCGCCCCCATCATGGGCGACGCCGTGCGCGGCTACACGGTCCTGCCGGCCATCAAGATCGAACCCGCCACCGAGTTCTACGACTACCAGGCCAAGTACTTCCGCGACGACACCGTCTATCGCTGCCCAAGCGGCCTACCACCAGAACAGGAAGCCGCCATCGCCAAACTCGTGGAAAAAGCCTTCTGGGCCATCGGCGGCCAAAGCTGGGCACGCGTCGACTTCCTCATGGACGAAGAAGGCAATCCTTACCTGCTGGAAGTCAACACCGCCCCCGGCATGACCAGCCACAGCCTCTTCCCCATGGGCGCCCGCGCCGCCGGAATGAGCTACGAGGACGTCGTCCTAAAGATCCTAGACACCACATTAGAGGAAGCCTAG